The Pseudomonas cucumis sequence CGGCTTCGAGGATGTCTTTGGGGATGTCTTTGAAGTAGGTGTAAATCATCCAGACCACGATCGGCAGGTTGATCAGCGTGTAGATCACGATCAGCGCGATGCGCGTGTCCAGCAGGCCGAAGCTCTTGGCCAGCAGGTAGATCGGCATCAACACGCCCACCGGCGGCAGCATCTTGGTGGAGAGCATCCACAGCAGTGTGCCTTTGGTGCGCTGGGTTTCGTAGAACGCCATCGAGTAGGCCGCCGGCACCGCGATCAGCAGGCACAGGGCCGTGGCACTGAAGGAAATCACCACCGAGTTCCAGGCGAAGCTGAAGTAATCGCTGCGCTCGTTGATGTGCAGGTAGTTCTCCAGCGTCGGTGTGAAGATGAACTGCGGCGGCGTGGCGAACGCGTCGATTTCGGTTTTGAAACTGGTCAGCACCATCCAGAAAATCGGGAAGAAGATCAGGATCGCGATGGCCCAGGCCAGGGTGCCGAGCAGCAGGCTTTGCAGGCGGCGGGATTGTTGAAGAGTCATGGCGCAGGCCTCAGGCTTTGTCTGTCAGGTTTTTGCCGATCATTCGCACCAGCACGATGGCCGCGACGTTGGCAATCAACACCGCGATCAAACCACCGGCGGACGCCATGCCGACGTCGAACTGCACCAGCGCCTGGTTGTAGATCAGGTACGCGAGGTTGGTCGAGGCGTAGCCGGGGCCACCGTTGGTGGTGGTGAAGATTTCGGCAAACACCGACAGCAGGAAGATGGTTTCAATCATCACCACCACCGCAATCGGCCGGGCCAGGTGCGGCAGGGTCAGGTGCCAGAAAATCGCGATGGGACCGGCACCGTCCAGGCGTGCGGCTTCTTTCTGTTCCTGATCGAGGGACTGCATGGCGGTCATCAGGATCAGGATCGCGAAGGGCAGCCACTGCCACGAGACAATGATGATGATCGACAGCAGCGGGTAATGCGCCAGCCAGTCCACCGGCTGTGCGCCGAACAGCTTCCAGATGTAGGCGAGAATCCCCGAGACCGGGTGAAAGATCAGGTTCTTCCAGATCAGCGCACCGACGGTGGGCATGATGAAGAACGGCGAGATCAACATCACCCGCACAATGCCGCGACCGAGAAACTCACTGGCCTCCAGCAATGCACTGATCAACACGCCGAACACCACGCTGATCAGCAGCACGCTGCCCACCAGCAACAGGGTGTTGGTGGCGCCGGGCAGGAAACCCGAATCGCTCAGAAAGTAGCTGAAGTTCTCCAGCCCCACGAACTGGTTTTCACCGGGGTAGAGCAGGTTGTAGCGGATCATTGAAAAGTAAACGGTCATGCCCAGCGGCACGATCATCCATAGCAACAGCAACGCCACCGATGGGCTGACCAGAAACCAGCCGGGGTTGGTCAACCGGCTTTTGCGCACCGGTTGGGAGATGTCCATGTGAGCTTTGACAGTTGAAATATTCATGGCGATAGAACCAATTGAGAACAGACGACGCGGAACCTGTGGGAGCGGGCTTGCCCGCGAAGAGGCCGGTACATCCGGCACATCTTCGTGACTGATCCATTGCTATCGCGGGCAAGCCCGCTCCCACAGGGAAAGGTGCTGGTTACTTGGGATAACCGGCGCGCTTCATTTCACGTTCGGTGGTTGACTGGGCAGCAGTCAGGGCCTGGTCGACCGTGGTCTGGCCGATCAGCGCCGCGGAGAACAGCTTGCCGACCTGGGTGCCTACGGCCTGGAATTCAGGAATGGTCACCAGCTGGATGCCGATGTAGGGCACGGGTTTGAGGGACGGTTTGCTCGGGTCCGCAGCCTTCAGTGATTCCAGCGTCACCTTGGCGAACGGTGCGGCATTCATGTAGGCCTCGGTGTAAGTCGAGGCGCGAGTGCCTGGCGGCACGTTGGCGATGCCGTCTTTCTCCGCGACCAGCGCACCATATTCCTTGGAAGTGGCCCAGGTACTGAACGTTTTCGCCGCATCCTTGGCCTTGGAACTGGTCGGAATGGCCAGCGCCCAGGAATACAACCAGGCCGAACCTTTGTCGGTGGTTTCATGCGGTGCGTAGGTGAAGCCGACGTGATCGCTGACCTTGCTTTGGGTCTTGTCGGTGACGAACGAGCCGGCGACGCTGGCATCGACCCAGATCGCACACTTGCCGCTGTTGAACAGCGCCAGGTTTTCGTTGAAACCGTTGCTCGACGCGCCCGGCGGGCCGGACTTCTTCATGGTGTCGACGTAGAAGTTCAGCGCGTTCTTCCACTCAGGCCCGGTGAATTCCGGCTGCCATTTTTCATCGAACCAGCGTGCGCCATAAGCATTGGCGACAGTGGTGATCAGCGCCATGTTCTCGCCCCAGCCAGCCTTGCCGCGCAGGCAGATGCCGTACTGTTCTTTGTCCTTATTGGTGAGTTTGCTGGCAAATTCGCTGATCTGAGTCCAGGTCGGGCGTTCGGGCATGCTCAGCCCGGCGTCCTTGAACAGGTCGGTGCGATAATAGGTTATAGAGCTTTCCGCGTAGAACGGCAGGGCATAGAGCGTGCCCTTGACCGAAAGGCCTTCACGGACCGAAGGGAACACGTCGTCGAGGGCGTAGCTGGCCGGCAAGTCCTTCATGGGTTCCAGCCAACCCTTGGCGCCCCAGAGTGCAGCTTCGTACATGCCGATGGTCAACACATCGAACTGTCCGCCCTGGGTGGCGATGTCGGTGGTCAGGCGTTGACGCAGAACGTTTTCTTCAAGCACCACCCAATTGAGCTTGATGTCCGGATGCTCGGCCTCGAAGGTTTTCGAGAGTTTTTGCATGCGGATCATGTCGCTGTTGTTGACGGTGGCAATGGTCAGGGTCTGGGCGCCGAGGCTGACGCTACTGAGGGTCATGCAGGTGAGGGCAAGCAGAGCTTTTACAGAAGGTTGCATCGTGCACTCCTTTTCTGCACCCGGCGGGTTACAGAAGGACAGTTATTGTTTTTGTGTCTTCCGTAGGCAGGAAGAATGTGCGCTGATTACAGCCTTCAATTGACGGGCTGACAAATCATCCATCGCACTGTCATCGATACTTTTTTGCACTGGTAAGTCAGGGGGCTGGTTTCGCTGCGTGTCGCCCTGTAGCAGCTGCCGCCAGGCTGCGTTCGAGGGCGAAGCCCTCGCGGGCTCCAGTATGCGACGACTCAGAAGGGTTGGATTGATCGGATTTGCGACTGCTGCGCAGTCGAACGCAGCCTTCGGCAGCTGCTACAAGGATTCGTGGATCAGGAAAAGTCAGTGCTGATTCTGCTCAGTCAAACGCTGCACCGCCAACCGCCGGTAGTACGACGGCGTCATGCCCTTGAGCTGCTGGAAACGCCGATTAAAGTTGGAAATATTATTGAAACCCGATTCGAAACACACATCGGTCACCGTTTTATCGCCATCGGCCAGCAATTCGCAGGATTTGCTGATGCGCAGGCGATTGACGAATTCGATAAAGCAGCGCCCGGTGGCCTGTTTGAACACGCGGCTGAAGTAGGTCGGCTTCAGGCCCAAGTGCTCGGCGACTTCTTCCAATGGCAGATCGCGGGCGTAATGGGCAAAAATGTAATCCACCGCCCGGTTGGTACGATCGATGTTGTGCTCATCGGCCAATTGCGGCGTGGTGGCACCGGATAGCAACTGATAGTCGTCAGACGTCGCCAGCAATTCCAGCAGAATGAAAAAATGCCCGAGCCGGGTCATGCCCTGGGTGTCGGCAATGCGCTGCATCAAGGCCATGGCCTGGCGGATAGTCCGTTTGCAACGAAATTCGATGCCGTACTGCGCGCGCTCCAGCAAGGGCACGAGTGTCTTGAGTTCGGCGAACACCTGATGACCGCTTTCAAACAGTTCATCGGTGAAGTTGACCAGCATGTCGCGCTTTTCCACCACTTCGTCTTCGGCCACCTGGCTGATCCAGTTGTGCGGAAGGTTGGGGCCGGTGAGGAACAGCGTTTCCGGGTAGAAATTACCGATGTAGTCACCGATGAACACCTTGCCGGAGCTAGCGACGATCAGGTGCAGTTCGTATTCCTTGTGGAAATGCCAGCGCACCAAAGGGCAGGGGAAACCGTGCTGACGATAGATGATGGACAACCCGTTATGGTCGTCCATCAATTCGTAAGAAGGGTCGGTAACTCTGGGTGGTCGGCTCATGTCAGGACACTTTTATTGTTATCGCCCGATGATCATGCCTCTTTCGGGGCGCCTAAGGCCAGCTTGCAACGACCCTGTATGTCCAAGGCCGGAGGGCAGGCGTGGTGGCTATTTGAGTTTATGGCGGGCTTTGGTCAGGTTCGCGGCTCGGCAGTAAGAAACGATCTTTGACTCTTCAATGAAATCGACATTGATAATGTTGCACTTCATCGCCCAGTCGTCTGTTGTCGGGTCGAACCATTCATTCAGTGGGTCATGAATGTCCACGGGGCCGCCGAGAGCGCTGTAACTGGTGGCAGATAACGACCAGGGTGCCCAGGTGCCAGGCGGAGCTTGCAGAACACCCTCGATGTATTTTTTTAACTCGTCGATTCCGGTGATGCCATTGCCTGTCCATTTATGATGGACCTGATTAATAAATACACTGCGATCAAGTTGCCAGTGCGACTTGGCAGCGGCAAACACTCGCTGTTCAGAACTGACTTGTTTTAGCTTACGAAGACTAAGAGGCAGGTTGCTGCTGGGGATGAGGCGGTCGCCCAGCAGGTGGATCATCACTTTATTGAAATAATCGTAATCAAAGTTCTCGCCGTCGAGACTGTGGAAGTCCAGAATGATGAACTCGTCGGGATTCTTTCGCAGGAAGTCGTTTACATCGGTTATCAAATTACCCAGTGTTCGGGAATTTCGATGACCATTGTGGTGAGCACGAAATTTTCCAAGTCCCTCTGCCTCTGGCTCGTAGATCAGGCGAATATCGAGAACCCTGGAGCCGTGATGCAATTGAGTATGGAAAGTGTTGTGCTGACAAGCCAGCCAGTGACGGGGAGGGCCGAGCAACGGATAAGACGCCTGCCAGTCACTGCCCGCATTGTGGGTCCCGGGCAACGTCAACTCACAGATCGATAGTGCATCAATGGACGGCGTAGCGGCCATCCAGTTATTGTTGGCGTCGTTGTTTTTAATATCGTTCATGAATGCATCCTGCATAAATTAAAGAAAGAAGCCCCTGCGCGTTGAAGTTATAAAAGGGGCGTTGGCAGGATGTTATAGGGTTGAATTTGCTGATTGCCAATACGTTGATTGATGCAAGTTGTTGGTTATTCTTTTTTATACTTTTTACTGGGGTGGTTTTTTCTGGTTTTTCGCTTCAATCCACTGAGCCATGTATTGTGTGCTCTTGTGGGCGTGATGGCGCAACATGCTGCCGGTAAAGTTGTTCTTTCTTAGTTGTGGCAGGTGTTGTTGGCAATACAGCAATTTTTCAATCAGTGCAGGGCCATGTATCGCGCGTTGATAACGGTCCATCAATAAAGCTTGCCCTTGAGACTGGGCCGTTCGCCACTGTATCTCGTCTTTATAAAGCTGAACCGCACACGTGGCGAACTCTTGCGCCGTGCAAGTGACAGCCCCCGGCCAGGGGTGACTTGCGTGCATGGCTTCAGCGCCGATCGGCGTTGTGACACTGGGCGTTCCGCAAATCATTGCGTCGACGATCTTGCCTTTGATGCCCGCACCGAAGCGTAACGGCGCCAGGCACACCCGGGCCGCGGACATGACTTGCAATGCATCTTCTGCCCAGTTCATCACATGAAACCCTTGGGCCGCGTTGTGCAGGGCGGTGGCTTTGGGCGGCGTATAGGCGCCATAGATATGCAGTTGCGCCTCTGGCAACTGCGCACGGATCAACGGCCAGATCGTGGTTTTCATCCAGAGCACGGCATCCCAGTTGGGCGCGTGGCGGAAGTTACCGATACTGAGGAAATGCGCACGGTCTTCAAAGGCTGGCGATGCGGTGGTCAGCGGTTCGACCATCAACGGGCACCAGTGCAGCAGTTGTTGCGGTAACCCGAACTGCTCGATCAGCAATTCAATCTCCACTTCGGAGATCATCAGGTTCAAGTCGCAGCGATACAGCGCGGCGATCTCCCGCTTCGCCAGATCGGTATCGGCCATGAGCTCGAACTCTTCACGCAATGCCGGGGCGAATAATTCGTTGAAATCGTTGGCGTCGTCACTGGCCTTCAAGCGTTCCTTGAGCCGCTGATGCCGGGCATTTCGCAGGCTTTGCAGATCGGAGGTCTCCAGCACGCGCAGGGCGTCGGGGCAGTGTTTCTCTACTCGCCAGCCGAACTGTTCCTCCATCATGAATTGGTCGAACAGCACGATGTCCGGCGCCAGCTCGCTGACGAAAGCGTCGAAACTGCTGTTGTTGAGTTCGATCGGCACCTCGCGAATGCCCAGCTCGGTGAGGTCTGCCTTATGCTCGCCGGGGCCGGCCGGGCTGCTGAAGGTAATGTCCCAGCCTTGCTGCAAGAACGTTTCGAGGATTTGCATGACGTGCCCGCTGGCCGCTGAAGAGTGGGGTTCGGGCCAGACGTAACCGATGACCAGGACTTTGGTGATGGGAAGGGGAGTCATGAAGGGTGATCCTTTGCTGCAAACGGGAGGCGCGGAAAGGGCGCAATTAAACCACAGCGCTGGATAATTTCATCCGTTGACGACGCTGGGCACTCGTTACATGGTTGCTGGATCTTTTGTTCTGGATAGGAAACGATAAATGCAAAAATGCCAGCCCTGAGCGGGACTGGCATTTTTTCTGTTCAATCAGCCAGATAGTCTTGGCATCGAGAGCAAAACGTCAGGCCAGTACTCTGCCAAGATTGATTTCTAACGTACCGATGAACTGATCGGTCTCGGTGCTGCGTAGCGCCGTTGCTATGGTTGCCATATTTATGTGAAACCCAGTAGGATCGGATTTGATTTGGTCAATCAAAGAAACCGCTACCTCGTAAGAGTCTGCGTTGTACAAGGCTGGATGCTTTTGAACCAGAGTCGGAAGACTGGGGCGGATGGATTCAAAGTTGTGTAGATGAGTAAATTTTTCCGTGTCCACTGTCCTGTAAGGGTTCGAAAATGACGGGTCAACCATGCGAGGGTTGCGCGCCAAATCAATTAATGGAGCCACGTCGAATTCAACACGATCCAGAGTTTTCCCATAATAGAGGTCGAATGTGCCAGGTGCGCCATGTGACATCTCATGGATCAAGACGTCGGCAATTCGGGTTTCATCGTAGCGTGCTGTGCGATAAAAATCATCCAGGTGTTCCGGATAAATCTTGATGAATTTCTTGATCGATTCTTTATGTACAGTCCCATTAATTACCGCCTTCTTCCACCGCTTGTAATCAGGCACATTCAATGCTGCCACTGCGCTGACATCGGCTTTTCTAAACGACACATTGGAGAGCGTGAAAGCATCGAGATCCTTACGCATTGCTCGCAGTTTTAGCCCGATATGTTGAGCAGCTTCGTCGGATCCCGTCCCAAACAGATATTCGAGAACCTTGCGAACTTCGGTGTCTGGCTCTGCATCGGCCAATAAGTGGATCGCATTGTCCAGTTTGGCTTTGGCGGCGGGAATAGCCTTCTTCATGTAACGTTGGGTGTAGCTTTTGGGCATGATCCTGTGCCACGGCAGGGTAGGCAGTTTGAATTTGTAATTGAAATTTTCCAGTTTGGCTCCCCAAGGCTGGCCCAATCGGTTCAGAGCGTACCATTCGTCATTGCGGCGTATACCCCATACCTGAAAGGCATCCTGGGAAGTTTGCGCGGGACGCCAGGTTCCTAGGCGAATAGTGTCAGGGTCGACAGTTGCGGCCAGGTGGCGGTGTGGCGTTACGCCCGACCATTTACGCGCATCGAAAACCGCCTTATCGAGTGCGGCCACACTGTTGCGCCACCCTTTGCGCAACAGTTTTGCGCCGTGCAAAAGCAAGTCGGAAGCTCCGTCCAGCGGATTGAACAGGCTGCTCACTAATCCGAGACCTGTCGAAGCCATCGCGCTCGCCTTGGTAGCAATGCTCATGCTTTTGGCGGCAAGGCTGGCAATCTTGGCGGCGGCTCCGACTACTAACAGAACGGTCATCGCGGCTTCTAAAGTACACCCAGCCACCCCTTGGAATTGTCGATCCAGATCGTCTGAGTTCAGATCTTCGATACAGGATTTGAAGGGCACGACAAAATTAAGAAACGTATCCAGATCCTTTTCCCGTTTTGCGCGCAATGCCTCCAGCCTGGTCTGTCCCCAGCACTCTCTCACCAGTTCATCGTAGGTCGCGATTGGCCTGTGCTTCAGTACGAAGTTCACCAATGAGTCGAACTCTGTCGAATAGAAACTCTGGTAATAGCCGTTGATTTCTGAAGTCTGGGGAGACGCTGACAACTCACCGATTTTGTCGATCACACCAGCACTGACGTTGACGAGGCCGGGCGTTACCCCGTGGGTATAACACTCGATGTTTGTGGGCAGCTGATGCACCTTTGCAGGAAGAGAGTAGTTTTTCTTACTGCTGCGAACGGTTGTGCTTAAAAGGTTTTCCCTTTGCACAAGCGCTGCCAGCTCGGTGTTTTCGCGACAGGTTCCGTGCAAGGTGAATAATTCGTAACAAGTCACTCGGCCCTCGAAGTGTGAACAGATGACTACACCGTAGCGACCCGTTGCTTCCTCTATCTCCTTATGACTTTCCGTCGGTTTGCGCTCGGTCACCTTCAGAATCGCATCAAGGGTTGACGCGATGGGGTTCATGGGGAGAGTAGTGATCGGCTGGAGTTTAGCGACTGATGGTCTTATGGTGAATATCGTCACCTTGCCTTTTAGCAGCCGTGTCCGATCAGGCAGTGGCAATGATGAAAATGCCAGTTTTAAATGCATGTTCATTGCTTGTACATGAGCCACATAGTCACGATTGAACTGACGGTAGAACTCACCATCAGGAGCAATCAGGTTGGGGAGCATGCGGGGAAATGCTTTGTAGATACTTTCGCCCTTCTTCAGATCCCAGTCACCGGTCGCCAGGTCATTAGACATGTGCAGTTCGACAGGCGATACGGGAAACGGGTCGGCGTAAGAGTCCTCCACTGGTCGATTTTTCGTTTGGTGAAGGACGTCTTGTTCGAGATAGGTACATCCTGGGGCGACCTGCTTGAGGATGTCCAGTGCGACGATCTTGCGAGTCGGCAGAGGGCGAGACAATGTTTGCGCCGTTTCGGCAAGCGTCTTGGCGTGTCGGGCGTACGCGTCCAATGCCACTTCAAGCGAGTCCGTGACCGACTTCTCTACGTCATCCGGCGTGACGATTTTGTTAAACAATGCCCAATCAATCACAGGATCCACGGCAGCGAGAGCGTCGAGCGTCTTTCGCGACTCGGAGACCGCGTCAAACTTCGACAGGTGTTGTAGCTGCGCATAAGTCATCGAGCGCGTCGATCCCGGCGCAATGATTTCCTCCACCGCGACGATCCGGCATAA is a genomic window containing:
- a CDS encoding carbohydrate ABC transporter permease, translating into MTLQQSRRLQSLLLGTLAWAIAILIFFPIFWMVLTSFKTEIDAFATPPQFIFTPTLENYLHINERSDYFSFAWNSVVISFSATALCLLIAVPAAYSMAFYETQRTKGTLLWMLSTKMLPPVGVLMPIYLLAKSFGLLDTRIALIVIYTLINLPIVVWMIYTYFKDIPKDILEAARLDGATLWQEMVRVLLPIAKGGLASTVLLSLILCWNEAFWSLNLTSSQAAPLTALIASYSSPEGLFWAKLSAVSTLACAPILIFGWISQKQLVRGLSFGAVK
- a CDS encoding carbohydrate ABC transporter permease; its protein translation is MDISQPVRKSRLTNPGWFLVSPSVALLLLWMIVPLGMTVYFSMIRYNLLYPGENQFVGLENFSYFLSDSGFLPGATNTLLLVGSVLLISVVFGVLISALLEASEFLGRGIVRVMLISPFFIMPTVGALIWKNLIFHPVSGILAYIWKLFGAQPVDWLAHYPLLSIIIIVSWQWLPFAILILMTAMQSLDQEQKEAARLDGAGPIAIFWHLTLPHLARPIAVVVMIETIFLLSVFAEIFTTTNGGPGYASTNLAYLIYNQALVQFDVGMASAGGLIAVLIANVAAIVLVRMIGKNLTDKA
- a CDS encoding ABC transporter substrate-binding protein gives rise to the protein MQPSVKALLALTCMTLSSVSLGAQTLTIATVNNSDMIRMQKLSKTFEAEHPDIKLNWVVLEENVLRQRLTTDIATQGGQFDVLTIGMYEAALWGAKGWLEPMKDLPASYALDDVFPSVREGLSVKGTLYALPFYAESSITYYRTDLFKDAGLSMPERPTWTQISEFASKLTNKDKEQYGICLRGKAGWGENMALITTVANAYGARWFDEKWQPEFTGPEWKNALNFYVDTMKKSGPPGASSNGFNENLALFNSGKCAIWVDASVAGSFVTDKTQSKVSDHVGFTYAPHETTDKGSAWLYSWALAIPTSSKAKDAAKTFSTWATSKEYGALVAEKDGIANVPPGTRASTYTEAYMNAAPFAKVTLESLKAADPSKPSLKPVPYIGIQLVTIPEFQAVGTQVGKLFSAALIGQTTVDQALTAAQSTTEREMKRAGYPK
- a CDS encoding AraC family transcriptional regulator: MSRPPRVTDPSYELMDDHNGLSIIYRQHGFPCPLVRWHFHKEYELHLIVASSGKVFIGDYIGNFYPETLFLTGPNLPHNWISQVAEDEVVEKRDMLVNFTDELFESGHQVFAELKTLVPLLERAQYGIEFRCKRTIRQAMALMQRIADTQGMTRLGHFFILLELLATSDDYQLLSGATTPQLADEHNIDRTNRAVDYIFAHYARDLPLEEVAEHLGLKPTYFSRVFKQATGRCFIEFVNRLRISKSCELLADGDKTVTDVCFESGFNNISNFNRRFQQLKGMTPSYYRRLAVQRLTEQNQH
- a CDS encoding PI-PLC domain-containing protein, producing MNDIKNNDANNNWMAATPSIDALSICELTLPGTHNAGSDWQASYPLLGPPRHWLACQHNTFHTQLHHGSRVLDIRLIYEPEAEGLGKFRAHHNGHRNSRTLGNLITDVNDFLRKNPDEFIILDFHSLDGENFDYDYFNKVMIHLLGDRLIPSSNLPLSLRKLKQVSSEQRVFAAAKSHWQLDRSVFINQVHHKWTGNGITGIDELKKYIEGVLQAPPGTWAPWSLSATSYSALGGPVDIHDPLNEWFDPTTDDWAMKCNIINVDFIEESKIVSYCRAANLTKARHKLK
- a CDS encoding glycosyltransferase, with the protein product MTPLPITKVLVIGYVWPEPHSSAASGHVMQILETFLQQGWDITFSSPAGPGEHKADLTELGIREVPIELNNSSFDAFVSELAPDIVLFDQFMMEEQFGWRVEKHCPDALRVLETSDLQSLRNARHQRLKERLKASDDANDFNELFAPALREEFELMADTDLAKREIAALYRCDLNLMISEVEIELLIEQFGLPQQLLHWCPLMVEPLTTASPAFEDRAHFLSIGNFRHAPNWDAVLWMKTTIWPLIRAQLPEAQLHIYGAYTPPKATALHNAAQGFHVMNWAEDALQVMSAARVCLAPLRFGAGIKGKIVDAMICGTPSVTTPIGAEAMHASHPWPGAVTCTAQEFATCAVQLYKDEIQWRTAQSQGQALLMDRYQRAIHGPALIEKLLYCQQHLPQLRKNNFTGSMLRHHAHKSTQYMAQWIEAKNQKKPPQ